The following are from one region of the Papaver somniferum cultivar HN1 unplaced genomic scaffold, ASM357369v1 unplaced-scaffold_132, whole genome shotgun sequence genome:
- the LOC113333202 gene encoding uncharacterized protein LOC113333202, with protein sequence MPKKIGRKKIQIDLEMMSLIPFRRRTNIRSTAKALGMSKTTVWRRIKDGSIKAHSNAIKPGFSLKTRITRLKHCLEMLDESVSPAVFSGMYDRIHIDEKWFYMSKTTQKYYLHPMEAPPVRRCTSKNFIPKVMFLSALARPRYDEYVNTPFDGKIGMWAFVFMEAAKRKSKNRVAGTLEMKPIKSITQKVTREFLINKLLPAIIQKWPHDGRTIFIQQDNARPHIAIGDEQFCEVVRQFGLDARICFQPPNSPDLNVNDLGYFRSIDEHQHSEAPNTVPELVAGVEKSFREYPSYLINNVFLTLQTCMNEILKKKGDNDYYIPHMKKDHLFRIGELPTCIQCDSEVITAAKEALEALQHQLYQQENETPHE encoded by the coding sequence ATGCCCAAAAAGATTGGTCGCAAAAAAATACAGATTGATCTGGAGATGATGAGCTTGATTCCTTTCCGTCGGAGAACAAATATAAGATCAACAGCAAAGGCTTTGGGGATGTCAAAGACCACTGTTTGGAGAAGAATCAAAGATGGGAGTATTAAAGCACACTCAAATGCTATTAAACCAGGCTTCTCACTCAAAACAAGAATAACAAGACTTAAGCATTGTCTTGAGATGCTAGATGAGAGTGTATCCCCAGCAGTATTTTCTGGTATGTACGACCGTATTCACATTGATGAAAAGTGGTTCTATATGTCTAAGACGACTCAAAAGTATTATCTTCATCCAATGGAAGCGCCGCCGGTACGTAGATGTACCAGTAAGAATTTTATTCCAAAAGTTATGTTTTTGTCGGCATTAGCTCGTCCCCGATATGATGAATACGTAAATACTCCATTCGACGGGAAAATTGGAATGTGGGCGTTCGTTTTTATGGAGGCCGCAAAGAGGAAAAGCAAAAATCGAGTTGCAGGTACTCTTGAGATGAAACCGATTAAGTCAATCACACAAAAGGTTACTCGCGAGTTTTTGATCAACAAACTACTCCCTGCTATCATACAAAAATGGCCACATGACGGTCGCACAATCTTCATTCAACAAGATAATGCAAGGCCACACATTGCTATTGGTGATGAACAATTTTGTGAAGTTGTTCGACAATTTGGATTGGATGCGCGCATATGTTTTCAACCTCCAAATAGTCCAGATTTAAATGTCAATGATCTTGGATATTTTAGATCTATAGATGAACATCAACACTCCGAGGCTCCAAATACCGTGCCTGAATTGGTTGCGGGCGTGGAAAAGTCTTTTCGAGAGTATCCAAGTTACCTGATAAACAACGTATTTCTAACGTTACAAACGTGCATGAAtgaaatattaaagaagaaaggaGATAATGATTATTATATCCCACATATGAAGAAAGATCATTTGTTTAGAATTGGTGAATTGCCAACTTGCATTCAGTGTGACAGTGAAGTCATAACCGCAGCAAAAGAAGCGCTTGAGGCTCTACAACATCAACTATATCAACAAGAAAATGAAACACCACATGAATGA